In a genomic window of Melanotaenia boesemani isolate fMelBoe1 chromosome 1, fMelBoe1.pri, whole genome shotgun sequence:
- the LOC121628727 gene encoding lamin-L(III)-like isoform X1, whose protein sequence is MAWVTSTPAAAFGGRSSRCAAAGPSPSSPSPTRLSRVQEKQELQNLNDRLANYIQRVRELESERSFMLMQLEEKDDSKRREMGNVRRLYEEELADVRKSLDAEAGERARLQIDYGNLREEHEKLQTRNQKKEDDLTNALTQWRKAEANLNSKDAEHTALLSEKRKLCSELTDLQGQMENMESLLGETKNQLSSEILRRVDMENQAQTLKEQLDLQRNISEQEILQVRSRHESRLVEVESGRQREFESKLAEAMQQLREDHDSKLQQYKEELQRTFTSKLQNAQQAALEKNNVALATREELQTTKLRAETLSSQLQHYQKDKMMLESRLQELARTLDREREVWQQKLSQKEQELLNMTSQMSTQLEDYENLLDVKLALDLEINAYRKMLEVEEQRLKLSPSPPQQSSVSGTQERCSRKLRGKKRKHEEASGSSPAYKMSSCSAESGVINVAEISVEGKYIKLKNNSDSEQPLGGWVVQQKYSESGEISFHIPSSCILAAGQTITIWAAGSEGEVESGDLVLEDHRTWGPVSDVRVILLNSNREKVAERRDCTHGSGEERELDFEEVIAGSHIQRFQRQDLSKEASCAVM, encoded by the exons ATGGCCTGGGTCACTTCCACCCCGGCCGCCGCCTTCGGTGGCCGCTCCAGCCGCTGCGCTGCAGCCGGCCCGTCCCCATCCAGCCCCAGCCCAACACGTCTGTCCCGAGtccaagaaaaacaagaactcCAAAACCTGAACGACCGCTTAGCTAACTACATCCAGCGGGTCCGAGAGCTGGAGAGCGAGAGGTCCTTCATGCTCatgcagctggaggagaaggaCGACTCGAAGAGACGTGAAATGGGCAATGTGCGGCGGCTGTACGAGGAGGAGCTGGCCGATGTGAGGAAGTCCCTGGATGCCGAGGCCGGAGAACGCGCCCGTCTGCAGATTGACTACGGGAATCTGAGAGAGGAGCATGAAAAACTTCAAACCAG GAATCAGAAGAAGGAGGATGACCTGACCAATGCATTAACTCAATGGAGGAAAGCTGAAGCAAACCTGAACTCCAAGGATGCAGAGCACACCGCGCTGCTGTCTGAGAAGAGGAAACTCTGCAGCGAACTGACAGACCTGCAGGGCCAGATGGAAAAT ATGGAGAGCCTGCTGGGAGAAACAAAGAACCAGCTGAGCTCTGAGATCTTAAGAAGGGTAGACATGGAGAATCAGGCACAAACACTAAAAGAGCAGCTCGACCTCCAGAGGAACATTAGTGAGCAG GAGATTCTACAGGTCCGGAGCAGACATGAAAGTCGTCTTGTGGAGGTGGAATCAGGACGACAAAGAGAGTTTGAGAGTAAACTGGCCGAGGCGATGCAGCAGCTGCGTGAGGACCATGACTCCAAGCTGCAGCAGTACAAAGAAGAGCTCCAAAGGACTTTCACCTCAAAG TTGCAGAACGCTCAGCAGGCTGCACTGGAGAAAAACAACGTCGCATTAGCCACCAGAGAGGAGCTGCAGACCACTAAGCTCAGGGCGGAGACGCTCAGTTCTCAGCTCCAGCACTACCAGAAAGAT AAAATGATGCTGGAAAGTCGTCTTCAGGAGCTGGCGAGAACCCTGGATAGGGAACGGGAGGTTTGGCAACAGAAACTGAGTCAGAAGGAACAAGAGTTGCTGAATATGACGAGTCAGATGTCCACCCAGCTGGAAGACTACGAGAACCTTCTGGATGTTAAGCTGGCTCTGGACCTGGAGATCAACGCCTACAGGAAGATGCTTGAGGTGGAAGAGCAGAG GCTAAAGCTATCCCCCAGCCCTCCCCAGCAATCGTCTGTATCTGGAACACAAGAACGCTGCAGCCGCAAGTTGAGagggaagaaaaggaaacaCGAGGAAGCTTCTGGAAGCTCGCCCGCCTACAAAATGTCTAGCTGTTCAGCCGAGAGCGGCGTTATTAATGTGGCAGAGATCAGCGTAGaaggaaaatatattaaactgaAGAACAACTCTGACTCG GAACAGCCGCTCGGTGGTTGGGTGGTTCAGCAGAAATATTCAGAATCTGGTGAGATATCCTTCCACATCCCCTCCTCCTGCATTCTGGCTGCTGGACAGACGATCACA ATCTGGGCTGCAGGATCAGAGGGAGAAGTAGAGTCTGGGGATCTGGTTCTGGAGGACCACAGAACCTGGGGCCCTGTCAGTGACGTCAGGGTCATCCTTTTAAACTCCAACCGTGAG AAGGTGGCTGAGCGCAGGGACTGCACGCATGGCAGTGGGGAGGAAAGAGAGCTGGACTTTGAAGAAGTTATTGCTGGCAGTCACATCCAACGCTTTCAAAGACAG GATCTGTCAAAGGAGGCCAGTTGTGCAGTCATGTGA
- the LOC121628727 gene encoding lamin-L(III)-like isoform X2: MAWVTSTPAAAFGGRSSRCAAAGPSPSSPSPTRLSRVQEKQELQNLNDRLANYIQRVRELESERSFMLMQLEEKDDSKRREMGNVRRLYEEELADVRKSLDAEAGERARLQIDYGNLREEHEKLQTRNQKKEDDLTNALTQWRKAEANLNSKDAEHTALLSEKRKLCSELTDLQGQMENMESLLGETKNQLSSEILRRVDMENQAQTLKEQLDLQRNISEQEILQVRSRHESRLVEVESGRQREFESKLAEAMQQLREDHDSKLQQYKEELQRTFTSKLQNAQQAALEKNNVALATREELQTTKLRAETLSSQLQHYQKDKMMLESRLQELARTLDREREVWQQKLSQKEQELLNMTSQMSTQLEDYENLLDVKLALDLEINAYRKMLEVEEQRLKLSPSPPQQSSVSGTQERCSRKLRGKKRKHEEASGSSPAYKMSSCSAESGVINVAEISVEGKYIKLKNNSDSEQPLGGWVVQQKYSESGEISFHIPSSCILAAGQTITIWAAGSEGEVESGDLVLEDHRTWGPVSDVRVILLNSNREKVAERRDCTHGSGEERELDFEEVIAGSHIQRFQRQPTGKFCSVS; this comes from the exons ATGGCCTGGGTCACTTCCACCCCGGCCGCCGCCTTCGGTGGCCGCTCCAGCCGCTGCGCTGCAGCCGGCCCGTCCCCATCCAGCCCCAGCCCAACACGTCTGTCCCGAGtccaagaaaaacaagaactcCAAAACCTGAACGACCGCTTAGCTAACTACATCCAGCGGGTCCGAGAGCTGGAGAGCGAGAGGTCCTTCATGCTCatgcagctggaggagaaggaCGACTCGAAGAGACGTGAAATGGGCAATGTGCGGCGGCTGTACGAGGAGGAGCTGGCCGATGTGAGGAAGTCCCTGGATGCCGAGGCCGGAGAACGCGCCCGTCTGCAGATTGACTACGGGAATCTGAGAGAGGAGCATGAAAAACTTCAAACCAG GAATCAGAAGAAGGAGGATGACCTGACCAATGCATTAACTCAATGGAGGAAAGCTGAAGCAAACCTGAACTCCAAGGATGCAGAGCACACCGCGCTGCTGTCTGAGAAGAGGAAACTCTGCAGCGAACTGACAGACCTGCAGGGCCAGATGGAAAAT ATGGAGAGCCTGCTGGGAGAAACAAAGAACCAGCTGAGCTCTGAGATCTTAAGAAGGGTAGACATGGAGAATCAGGCACAAACACTAAAAGAGCAGCTCGACCTCCAGAGGAACATTAGTGAGCAG GAGATTCTACAGGTCCGGAGCAGACATGAAAGTCGTCTTGTGGAGGTGGAATCAGGACGACAAAGAGAGTTTGAGAGTAAACTGGCCGAGGCGATGCAGCAGCTGCGTGAGGACCATGACTCCAAGCTGCAGCAGTACAAAGAAGAGCTCCAAAGGACTTTCACCTCAAAG TTGCAGAACGCTCAGCAGGCTGCACTGGAGAAAAACAACGTCGCATTAGCCACCAGAGAGGAGCTGCAGACCACTAAGCTCAGGGCGGAGACGCTCAGTTCTCAGCTCCAGCACTACCAGAAAGAT AAAATGATGCTGGAAAGTCGTCTTCAGGAGCTGGCGAGAACCCTGGATAGGGAACGGGAGGTTTGGCAACAGAAACTGAGTCAGAAGGAACAAGAGTTGCTGAATATGACGAGTCAGATGTCCACCCAGCTGGAAGACTACGAGAACCTTCTGGATGTTAAGCTGGCTCTGGACCTGGAGATCAACGCCTACAGGAAGATGCTTGAGGTGGAAGAGCAGAG GCTAAAGCTATCCCCCAGCCCTCCCCAGCAATCGTCTGTATCTGGAACACAAGAACGCTGCAGCCGCAAGTTGAGagggaagaaaaggaaacaCGAGGAAGCTTCTGGAAGCTCGCCCGCCTACAAAATGTCTAGCTGTTCAGCCGAGAGCGGCGTTATTAATGTGGCAGAGATCAGCGTAGaaggaaaatatattaaactgaAGAACAACTCTGACTCG GAACAGCCGCTCGGTGGTTGGGTGGTTCAGCAGAAATATTCAGAATCTGGTGAGATATCCTTCCACATCCCCTCCTCCTGCATTCTGGCTGCTGGACAGACGATCACA ATCTGGGCTGCAGGATCAGAGGGAGAAGTAGAGTCTGGGGATCTGGTTCTGGAGGACCACAGAACCTGGGGCCCTGTCAGTGACGTCAGGGTCATCCTTTTAAACTCCAACCGTGAG AAGGTGGCTGAGCGCAGGGACTGCACGCATGGCAGTGGGGAGGAAAGAGAGCTGGACTTTGAAGAAGTTATTGCTGGCAGTCACATCCAACGCTTTCAAAGACAG CCAACAGGAAAGTTCTGTTCTGTGTCTTGA